The genomic interval GTAAACACTAATGTGTCAGAATGGGGAGTGTTTCAATCAGTACATCCAGTgaacttaaataataattttatatataaaaaaacactattatAACATTTGTTGTGCCTCGGTTATATTGTATCATGCTGCAATGTAGATTAACTGCATGCACAAAATCCACCAGTATCCTGAAATGTACAGGTTTGAGAATAATCTAAAAATATCAGTGTTATATCCtggagtttttttatttttgcattgcCAGCTTAGAGTCTAATTAAATGGTTGGAAGATGTTCATGAGGTTTcgaaaaatgaaaaatcatttCAGGTCGTCAAATCtgttaaatacatacatttcaaTTTTGTTTTCAATTTTCAACATTGTAGTGGAATATTGATCTGCCAGAAATGGTGACATTAATTAGATGAAATTATCTTGTATTTCAAACCCGGAGATAGGAGCTCACGAGATTGCAGATTGCACAGAGGTATCTTGTCGTTCTAAAgcactgtttttttaaacaattttactAGAGGAGAAACTGTGCCTTTAACACCAAATGTATATGAAGTGCTAGTGAATTTGCTAGCGAAGTCCTTTAAGTATGTAGgatatttatttagtaatgaAATGACCTATTGTTCTGTCTACTTTAGCATTCAGGGTTTGTGGGAGTCTGTTGGAAAGGCACTAAGTGGATTAGAATAGTCTGTTATAGGATTTACAGAAATGGAATGGATTTGGAGAGGCTATCTCAGACTCAATCCTCCTGTCCCAGTCTTAACAGGACACCTGCTCCTCGACTGATTTTGCAGTCAAGCACAACTGTCCGATTTAATTGTACATGCGATTTGGaatttttcctgtttccatAAAAGTGCCTGTATTTTATCCCGTATTTTATCAATGCAgcagaatgatttttttatttctcaaatcATGCCTTGGATAAGAAAGAAATCTTACAGCTTGTTATCCCATGTATGTGCAAAAGCAGCTTCAGGAAGCACTTTTAATTTCCAGAGAAAATGATATCacgtttgtgttgtgttgtgttatgacCTGCGCAAATCTGTGCAATTCCTCAGAAGACTGATTAgaagagacagatacacaggaTTTTATGAAGCTCTCACAAACCTTAAAAGAGCAGTGCTGCTTGTAATATCTCTTTTTCAATATCTACTGTGCAGAAGTTCCAGCAGTATTTTAAGGTAGTGTAAGTTAATGTTAAAATggtatactgtatgttgctaCTTAAAGGTCGAGCTGCTATTTTTACAGTAAATCTGACTACAGTATCTATCGCTACTCTaagtttattacatatttattgttattttttctttacacacaatttgtttttgctgttttttgcatcTTAGTCTTGTGAAGAGTGTGTAGTTTGGGGAACATGGTATTAAACGTATGCAAGTAAATGCAAGTATGTCTTCAGCTTATAGGGCAGAGTAGGACTTTTCAGACTGAGCAGATTCCGTGAGGATTGCATTGACGTGGCGGTTTagtggaaaagaaaatgaattgattatttaaaatgctgattttttttgttagtcttacaGTTTACTGGCTGTCTGTTTCATTCAACTTCAAAATCTTGTCCCAGAAAGGCAAAAAAACCCATCATATAACAGCtggtaaaaatgtttttaagacCAAAACTGTAAGGCTATTCTCTACATGATAGCCATTTAGCCTGgtctctttccttcttcttcttgtacTTCTTACAAACTTCTTCTTGCAACCTAGTATTTGATGTCATACACAAGCACACTTTAGCGCAGAAACGTCTTGGATGGTGTGGTACTGGCTGTGGTTGTCCAGAAAGGTGATCTCTTCGTATGCTGTGGGCCGGCAGCATGGGCTGTGCCGAGCTCTGTCCATGTTCTCTCGACCCTTCAGCTTTGCCAGTGCCAGGTCGTAGTTACGCCGACTGGACACACATTTACCACTGCAGTAGCGGAAAAGAATGACTTCGTCGCTGGTGTAGCCCAAGCCGAGTTGGCTTACTGTCATCTCCTTGTCTCTTAGTGAACATGGCTTGGTGCCCTTCTTAGCCCGCTTAGTTCTTTTGCCAAGTTTAGCATCCCTTTGAGCTTTTCTCTGCATCAGACTACGGATGACCTGCTTCAACTCGCCCTCTGTAAAACTCTGGAATATGTGCATGACTGGAGTCGGGACAGAAGAAGATGCAGTGAGGacatatattttacaaaagtcCATACAGTTATTACATTTATGCAgctaaaagtgatttttttaactTGACATGGTCCTCAGTTTCGATGGTTTTTCGAAGTATCTTTTCTAATTAACACTAACTAATGAAACAAAAGTGAACCTACACCCATTGTTAACtagcagacagaaagaaagtgcTAAATGGTCATGCTAAAGCTAACAAGATACTACAACTAATGCGCTTCATTCATGTTTCGCTGAAATTGGTAACACTTTACTGTATTAAGCATTTTCTTGAACTTAATGGCATGACATATCTAatgaggagaaagaagaaaattccAGTAGCATGtcagaatatatacagtatgtctgatatactgtatgtaaaacacAATATGGAATAAAAGAGGAGTTCAGAATTTTTTAGGCCCTTAGTCTGGACATGAATATTTTCATCAAAATACTGTATTGGAAAAGAGCTTGTGCTACAATAAACTAATCCTACATGTCTTTCACTAAGTCGGAGGATAAAACTGGAAAAATATCTAGCTAAATACTGAATTTATTGTAATATGGTTGCATTTTAGCTTGTCAtaatctctgtctttgtttggtTTTGCGCTTGTCTGCATGcattcatttgtatttgtttctgtTCATCTCTATTGTTTATTATCtcctctattatttatttatttatttatttatttatatatttgtttatatccaTGATGTAATTATAGATCTGGTGATACCAGCTGTATTACGAAGTACTGTATTACGAAACAGATTTCTCAGAATCGTAACATACTTTCGTCACCTCACACATTCTGCTTAGTGTTCTGTTAAGCACGAGAGTTTAAGGACAGCTGGCCAAAGAGCATGCTGAGCCCTTGATGACCCGCTTAGCAAAAGTAATTCTCTGATCCTTCCTCTAATCAGACGACTAGCTAGTCTTCTGGATTCTCATGAATCATTGGAGTCTCTGCTGAAATTCTGcaagtgtgtacatgtgtctgtgtgtgtttttatcattACGCTGAAATGGCTAGGTCATTTTAAGCAACTTGAACATTAAAATCAATTGATTAGGAAATCCATTAGAGCTTGATTCCAAAACCATTCatatgacaagaaaaaaaatctatttatatttcatattctgTATAAGAAGAATTCAAATGAAACAATGCTTTCTGTCTGACCTCATGACCTCCTGCTTTATTGCATTCCTGCATTGTTGTGTTATTATATCGACTGCACCAATATAATCAATGCTTTTTATAGAATAGGGAACAAAGCGTTTCATTCTGGTATAACTACTGAGCCTCTGAATAAATCAATTCAATGAAATAtaaaggcttttcattaagcCAGGAAAAATATTGCATACTTCTAGTATACTGGGAGAAAAAAGGCTGGAGCTTACATTCAGAGATGACCGAGCTGTCTTCATTTGCTGACCGGACCCTCCGAAATGTCGCCCTGGTCCCAGATGAGGAGTTGTTTGAAGACATTGAAGATGCAGATGATGCAGATGGTGCTGCTGGTGATACTACAGAAGATGAATGCTCAAAGTGGGGAAGAACATGTGCTTTGGAGGAAGGCAGGATTTTATAGAGGAAGACGGAGAGTGCAGCACCACAGAGCATCAAGACGATGGCAACACACTTCCATAACTTCATCTTAAAATGACTAAGAGCATTGGCACtctgcaagaaaaaaacaatttgcGTCAATGcatcaaataatatttttaaataaacacgaTTTGTAAAGAAAGCTCTGCAAATGATTCATAATATCCAACGCTGGTCATAATGCTGAACAACCCCGTCAATACATGTTTATTTCACAAGTTTATTAATGTGTACAATAGATTGTTTATGTGTAGGataatattttgtctgtttaaagAGCTGTAGAGCTTTTATTCATGAACATTTCACTGAACACAAGATGTTCAAGTTGACATTATTTATGCTCCTAATACtgtgttcacacatacagtgactcAAGGTGACATAATGACCAaagatcattcattttcagtgagAGCTGGAGACATGAGTAATAGTGATCTTTGGCCACTAGATGTGGGCATGTCCAGCGATGTGACAAAGACAAGTAAAGTTGAACTATATGCAAATATGAAGTGACAACATGAAGGTGACTACTGATGGaagtgaagacagtagagcaCATGCTTCATGTTGTatatgatgcagatatacatctgctgaattttatacagGAGTCAGGTCTCCCTCAATGAAAGTTTCATTTTATTGGCAAATATTTGAGTTGCACCACACAATAATACAggttgttactatggcaaccggtAGTAGTAACACCTACTGGCGACTTTATTGTACAGCGACTGGAGATTCGCACTGATAAAATCACTATATGTGTAAACGTAGCATAAATTCCTGTATAAGTAATTGACAGTGACAAAGCATCTACTAACTATAAGAACTCAGTGATAAATAGAACATCTTTTATAATTGTAAATCCTGACCCCACAGAGAACTTTTGCTCAAACACGTTCTCTGAAACGAAGCTTcgaaaaaaaacatacaaatcgCTTCGTCATCTTAGACTTACACGCTTTCAGTGAAAAGCAGCGGTTTCTTGCTTACACCACATACCAAACAAATTTCATGTGCACGGGAGTATTTTCCCTGCTGTGAAAAGGGCTTCCTGTAGACAGTTTCATCCTTCAGCAATTTCATTCACAGATGTTATCACAAGTGGTTTTGACATCCGCAGATATTTCACCTCTTTTCTGAAAACTCTCCTCGTCATTTAATACTCACAGATGTGGAGTGTTTGAAGGGATGTGATGTCCCTCGATTGATGGGTCGTGTTCAGAGAACTTCCCTGAATATTCAATTCGATTCCTTCATGCACTTTTTTAATGTCCTACTGGTTTTGTTTTCGAGTTACAGTTCAAACTGGAAATCCAGCACAGGTTCTGGATAAGCTATTAGTGTTATACTGGTTAGAGGATCCTCTTTTGGGAGCTtgccaacacacacatgaaaagtATATTAGTGTGCTTCTTTCATTGATCTACCCACATTAGTGCGCTCTGCAGGGCCTTAAGGGAGTACCTAGGCTTATGGGGGTATTTTTGTTTCATatctttatagttttttttttctatttatccaTGTTATGTTATCTTACTGTTTCTCACATGCTCCAAACATCCCCAAAGAGCTTTAACAGACaacattatgcttttttttcagttattccTTTATTCCCCTTATTGTTATTCTAAAATCACCTGAATGGAGTGTTTACGATTTATTTGGAATTAATTTGTGCCTGAATGTGAGAGACTGGAGACACTTGCAAACATGCAAAACAGTTTTGGAATTCAGGAAAACTAATCTCACAGCTGAGGATTTCTCCAGACCAACAACTTCTCAAAGTGCTTTTCCAGACTTCTTTTTAGTACATTGACTTCAATTAGCATTTTGGTTCATAACCAGAAGAACTTCAAAGGAATCAAACATAAGAATCAAACATAACAGAAAAAAGTGGATAAAGATGTTAAATTCCATGCTTGGAAAAATGAATGGCTTTAAGATATTGTTATTTTACAGCCATGTGAATATTGCCTTCAAGTTTTTGGTGTTTGAGGCTATGATCATTTTATTCCACAGTACAGTCAAAGATTTAAACAAGTCATCACGCAGACGAATGAATGTTGACATCTAAAATGCCTGGGGTGTATTTATGTATCTGAAACTGCACTGGAAATTTGATCTGCCTGAAATAAAACCATGGAGGGTTGtaaaagttgtaaaaaaaattttttaagaGCACTTTGGAGCTCAGAGTACTTTATGCCTCAAGGGGCGTGTCAGCAGACACCAACCAGTTCATGCACCGTAAAAGACAATTAGTCATTAGTCTACATTTGTAGGATGAGGGTCaaaaacatttgaattgaacatttgaataaaattatCAGGTGTCTCTTTAACATCCTAGCTGCCTCTAGTGTGCTACATGGCTTTTATCACAGGGAGTGCAATAAAAGATCAGTCACTGATGATGGCAAAAATCTGAAAAAGGTCAGTCCAGCCATGGTTTCAGATTCCAGCTCTTCCTTGAGGATTCCCAGATTTCCCCAAGCCAGTTGTGAGGTCTAATCTCTCTAGCAGGTCCAGTGGGATGTTCCAgggatgtttgtttgtttgtttgtttgtttgtttgtccaaAATCTGAGCTACTGCTTCACAACCAGTACAGCGACTTGTAGGAAATGAACGCAAGATCTCTTCACTAACCTGAAAGTGACATTACACTCTTCTTTCCAGGAGATAACCATCTTAATTCTCAGGTAAAGACAAGCTTCATAAATCTGGGCTCTGCTTTAAAATGTGTCCATCTAACATCTATATTCCTCTGGCATGTCACAAATCGGTCACTATTgtgttcaataaataatttaaataaagtcaTTCTTTAGAGAGAGACCAAGCACCAGGACTgcacaaaaaatgaaaacaaatcgagaagaaatatagaaatagaataagAAATTAAGGAGTTGGTTAGCATCATGAAAATCAGATGTATGAGGCATTTCGTTTGAGGCTTTTTAgcagtatgtgtatgtttgttaacacagaacataataaatgtaatggatgtggtagcctagttgtTAAGGGGTTGgaatactgatcagaaggttgtgagttcaaatcccagaccCAACAAGCTGCCATTTCGGGCCCTTAAAGAAGACTCCTAACCCTCCATTGCACAGCTGTATAAAACTGAGGTtgagggcatctgccaaatggctTCAATTTAATggtattttgtcattttttcctGGCTTTTTGTTTATGTCTATTAATAGATAGAAACctctatttttgtcacatatacattacagcacagtgaaagtcACATACCTTCCAACTTTGGCGGTTGGACACAGAgatcagggtcagccatgatacagcatacCTAGAACagtgatggttaagggccttgctaaaggGCCCAACTGTGGCAGCCTGGCAATGCTGGAACTTCAACCCCAGTCTTCCAAACAACAACCTATAGCCATAGCCACTTGAGACACCACTGCCCCGAGTCAAAAGAACTACCAAGTTGTATGATATGATACAGTGCTATTATTCATCCTAAGACATTAGCAGCTATGCCGCCACATCTTTCTGAACTGCTTGTAACACAATGCCAGTGGTCAAATAtctaaaacagacaaacagccTTGGAAAAATTGCTCGCAGcccttttctgcacacatgaGCACACATATGTCCATAAGTAGCCAATTTTGCTTTCCTTGACTCCAGCAACTGTTCTCTTTTCGGGATGCAAACCTCAACCCGTTTATATAACTTCACCcccaagatgatgatgatgacaatgatgatggtgatgtcgacgacgatgatgatgatgatgatgatgatgatgatgattattattattattattattattattattattattattattattattattattattattaccttgaTTATGGCCAAAGGTGCAGAGCATGAAAATATAGTTTAATTTGATGATTTGATGAACATAGACCTAAAGTAGCGGAAATGATCTACTATGAATGTCACAGTTGTTTAAAATCcaatccaatttttttttgttgttggtctTAACTGTATTTTCCATTCAGAATCAATATTTCATACTGTCATTGTTGAACTGTCCACTTGACCATGGCAtctctgtgtgtataatttttCATGCATGACTCTTTGTGCCTTcagtcttgtcttgtcttgtctaaACACTTATCTGACTAATAGCCCTTGTTCTTTACTCATTTCTTTGTTTCAACAGCTACACCGGAAATGGGCTCCAGGTTATTCTCTCTCCGTACATCCTACACTTAACAGCCTCTTTCTTTTATTAGGAAACATGCAACTGTTTACAGAATGCTTCAGAAAAGTCGGCCACTTCCAACTAATCCTAGATCTGCATTTTTCATTACAAAAGAAACTCGAGCGTTATGTGTATTTATGGAATATTGAAAACAcgactaaaaataaaagcaaattccTTAGTCGAGTGGGTTCTTAACAATACAAAGACAGATACAATAAGACATTAAGAACTACATTTCCTTAATGCAGGGTTCTCATGCTAGAGGAACAATTGGATATTTACTGTCCTGCAGTATTTGTCAGATCAGACCTACAGTACAGACTTATCATATCCTCAATGATTTTGTAAATTTCAGAAAACAGCTCAGCAAAACAAAATTCTGTGTCTTGCAAGCATAAACATTCACTCAGATACATGAACAAACACAAGAAGGGATGGAACAGCTATTCAAAGCTTTAGTGGATTAGAGTTAAGACCGTCCTATTTACTTTGTCAATCATGTGGAACATCAGTTTCTGGAAATTGACATAATGAGGGTGTGAGACTAACATACggggaaataatataaaaactgtCATTCCTAGAATTCAGTGTAGCCCATCACGCAtggacagacacacgcagacacacgcacacacacaatacacaactaTCTAGCTCTTTTTATCTttcatgtttgctttttttgcCATCCTGAATGAATGTGCACGCTTGTTTAAACTTATCTAAGGCTTCCTTGGAAAACTATTCAAATAGTGAATGTTGACATTTTCTACTTTTTATAGTTCTGTAAACTACACAATGTGATGgccaaaatcatcacagctGATCATCAGAATAATATGTGTATTTTAAGCATAATGATTGTAGATTTAGTCCAACTTTGCTGTTAtgataacctccactcttctggaaaggctttctAATAGATTAACAAGAGTGGTTGTGTGATTTGTGATCAGTCAGCCACAAGAGTGTTACTGAGATCAGGCAATGATGTTGTaggagtgaggaggtctgggtaTTTAGCCGGTGTTGCAGTTCATCCAAAACATGTTCAGTGGGGGtgaagtcagggctctgtgcaggacacctTAGTTTTTTACTCCCACCTCGACAAACCATGACTTTATAGAGCTTGTTTTGTATACAGGGCCACTGTCATGGGCTGAATTATaatgaaacaacaataaaatacaatgtttttttttggggtacCGTTTGGGAAAAATCACATATTTGACAATTTGACAGCCAGTATTTATTAAGATGCATGTTCAATGAACCAGTGCATTTTTGAAATTGgatgcaaatgtttttaaaagtaaatttaaaaaatcagaTCATTTTGGTGCAATACATGTTTGGTTTCTTAAAGTGGCGTTTTCATATTGAGACAGAAGACTCTTCTTGGATTATGTCAGAGAAACCAATCCACATTTATAAACACGGAACGATCACTGATGAAAAAATACGCTGTTTGAGATAAGCATGGTTGACAAATCATAACATTAATCCTGAAACAACACCATAATGAATGTCCTGTGTACAGTATCATCTGTTCACAATGATTTCATATGTGGAACAGTGCAGTCTTTAAGAAATTACAATATATCTGACATTCTGTCAGATTTTGTAACTATTTACGCTATCCCAGAGGTGTCTTATTACTCCTTATTGCTTGGAAACAAATGATTCTCCACAAAGCATTCTTCTACTACGACCTCATCatcaatcaaaatgaataaacatcaaAACGGACCAAACGTTACAGTACGTCTTCAGAGATGTTCTACTCAGAAGAACATGTTGAAATGCTTTGGGTGAGTGACAGCATGATCTTTTAAAACTGACAGCTGATCCCTCAGTTCCACCTCATATGGTGTAatcagtgtaaaataaatgaataatagttTGTGTTCTCCCTCATCTCCATCATTTTCCCTTGTTCTTGCTTGTTGTACTGAAGATATTTAAGCCTTCTGAAGTCATGGTGCTCTTTTCACATCCCCATTCCCAAAGGTTGAGCAATAGACACACCATGATTTTCTTTCATCGTGTAACTTCTGTAAAATGCTGATCTGGGAATAGATAACGATTTGTTACCAAGAACGGAAAGAAAGCACTAATCTCAGGCTAATAATTAAGTATTTGAGGTGTCTTCATGATCGTAGGTGAAAATAACGTAAACCATACTGAAACGCTCCAAAACACTAAACTCTgagtttattatattttccaataataatattcatttcaCGCTCATTATGCATGGTGTAGCTCTGGGATTTTTGCCAATCCTGGACTGTGTTCATCATCATTCTGATGTTAGTCAAACCCTGTATGGAAGTGAATGAAATTAGACAGATGTCTGCCAAGTGAAGGGAACTTCTCCTAGTGTTTATAGGGCTTATGATGAATGTTTAGTTCCAAacccttgtttatttttttcctgctttcgcAGCTGCCATATCAGATGTTTACATCTCGTTATATTTGGTCTGTCATAGTATCTGCTTTTACACAGGAAAGGTCAACAAAGTGTGAATGTAAATCATGTATAATTTATGAACTGTACTCTATTTAGTGTTGATAAACCGATGAGTCAGAAATACCTTAATGTAACCTTGAATCCTTATTTTCATTTCCAGCACCAGCAAACTGCATTAGAACACAAGCTGTTATTAATCGGACTGAGAAGAGGAAGTGAGGAAGTATTCACAGGTTCCTAGTGTTTGGGAAGTTAATgtttacaatttacaaccaCCTTGTTATCGGCTTAGCGTTATTAGTTTTGTTCTTGATTGGCACATATAATGATATGACTCCTATGTTTTTTAATGCACTGCAAACAGATAACAACTTACTGTACTGGCATAGACCATACAAGTGTTAATTATTGAATATAAGCACCATTAACACTTTATATTTGcctttattcatatattcataataTAGTTATGATCTAACCTCATACCCCAAACATTACAAGATAGTTCCTTCATGAGATATGTAGTATAAAGCAGTAATTATCATTAGAACTCATTGTATTTATGTAATATGTTAACTTAAATATACTTTATGGAATATCTAAAAAGATAAATCTACAATGGCCCAATACATACAACACTGATGCTGTGGACAGACATCACGCTATCTTTAGCCAGGTGGTCAAAGTAGAGAATAGTGATCGCTATTAGTGATCTCATCTCACAgatctttttgtctttgttctgtCATCAGCAATTAACTCAGAGTTTAGGCTGTGTAgccttgtatttatttttacacttcaATAGGACCATAACTCATCCTTTCTGAATCAACAGAAATGGACTTTAATCTGCGCTTAAGGATGGAAATTTCATACTGAATATTCTCAGTACGATCAATCATTATTATCCCTTAATATCCACCTGCtgatcactttattaggaacagatATACTGCAGATATACAATCTAAGCCATTTGTGTAATTAACGGTTAATGTTCACGTCAAACTTTAGAATGGGTTAAAAACGTGATTCCGATGTCTTTGACTGCGATCATTAATGAgctagtttgagtatttcagagtTTACGTAGAGTGatgtaaaaagcaaaaaaaaaaaaaaacaatgagagAATGTTCTACAATTGGAACACTGACTGATATAAAACAGCAGATAAGAAAAggcagactggtttgagctgacaggacgTATACAACAGCTCAACTAAACACTCTTTACACTTTCTTTCCATACATAGTGGGCAAAAAAAGCATCTCAAGAAGCATAACATGACAAACCACAAGGATACGACAACACTGAGCTCCTACTCTTGCAATTATGATgcatgatgtgaacattaattgAAGCTCCGCATGTTTTTATGCACTgctctgctgccacatgattaacTGATCTGATAATAGCATGAGCAACTAATTCTAAATTGGTGAGTGTGTTTCTATTCGAATTTAAAACATGCACGTAATATATGTCCTAATTCATCAATAACTTTTtagctgaaaaaaaattattatttcgCAAAAAATACCACAGACTTTCTGTAGATATCAGGCAAGAcgcatcatgtgacatcatcacaacattcAACTGAAGCTATCACAGAAAGTAAACACATATGTGACTTTACTGGTAGGACTATAAAAGAAGAAACTTGtgttttcatacatttatgtagttttctgcaaataaaaggaaaagaattTGAGAAAGTATTTGAAGCATTTTTGGCTGCAACATTCACAATGTCTATGAGATCCTGCCGGCACTGGTTTAAGCTTGGCATTcggacaaataaataaaggtgcTCTCTTCGAATATACTGACTGAGGCTGTAAGGCTAACCACACAGGGTTATGACTAATCCCAGCTGGTTTTGTACAAAGttgctttctctctgcctgcATGCTACATAACACGCCATGTGTGCTTTC from Tachysurus vachellii isolate PV-2020 chromosome 1, HZAU_Pvac_v1, whole genome shotgun sequence carries:
- the nrtn gene encoding neurturin; protein product: MKLWKCVAIVLMLCGAALSVFLYKILPSSKAHVLPHFEHSSSVVSPAAPSASSASSMSSNNSSSGTRATFRRVRSANEDSSVISEFMHIFQSFTEGELKQVIRSLMQRKAQRDAKLGKRTKRAKKGTKPCSLRDKEMTVSQLGLGYTSDEVILFRYCSGKCVSSRRNYDLALAKLKGRENMDRARHSPCCRPTAYEEITFLDNHSQYHTIQDVSALKCACV